The Agrobacterium vitis region ACATCGGCGCACCGCCGGTTTCTGGCCAAAGGATCTGCCGCTGGATGCGCCAATCGACGACATGACGGAAATCCTCGCGCAGCGGCTGACACATTTTGCGCCCGGACCGGATTTTCGCATGAAGATTGCCCGGATGGTGCCGACGGGGCTAAGACTTGAGCCGGTGGGCGAGGCGGATCGCCGGGCCTTGGCGCAGTGGCGCGACAGGCTGGCGGATCTGTTCGGCTATCGCCATCCCGACCACGAAAGTTATGAGTTTCATATCACCTTTGCCTATGTCGTCAGGCCATTTTCCGAGGCGGCTCTTTTTCAGTGGCAGGCCATGCTGGAGGCGGCGCGAGAAGAACTCCTGGAGCAATTTGAGGATATAGCCCTTGATCCTCCGGCTTTCTGTGCCTTTAACGATATGAAGCATTTCGAAGAACTGATCGTATTGCAGCGTAACATCGACTGAAAAAAATGACTGCTAAGAAATACGATATTGTATCGTTTCGCATCGGAGCAATCTGAAACCCTGTTGCCTTTTCCGGATCGATGCGATGGGATTGTTATGCTTTTCGCAAACATAGCCTGCCGCTGTTTTGCGACATCCCAATGCGTCTTTGTTGTCGGATTTTTTTAGAAATTCTCAACGAGACGATTGTTTAACTATTTGATCCCATGGGAATTTATGGGAAACGGGCATCGTCTTCGACCATTTCCCCTGGCTGCACCGTTTTAGTGGCGCCTTCAAGGCAAATGGCATTTTTTAACGCTCTGTCAGGGTTGCAAAATTGGCTATCGACTTGCAACGGCAAGGCGTGCAGCCTGACTTTCGTCATGTCCTTTGCTGGTTCTGGCAGATGCCAGGGGCTGGTTCTGGCAGATGCCAGGGACATGACAGCAGATTTTAAAAATCCAAGGTATTTTCATGAGACATTTTTTTATCCATCGTGTTTGCGCATCTAAAACCGTTTCACACTTTTCCTGGAAATGCTCTGGCTGGGGCCTATTTGCCCAGGCAACCGATATGAGCCAGGAGACCTGCCCATGATTACCGTCCATTATCTGGAGCATTCCAGGGCGCACCGCATTCTCTGGCTGCTGGAAGAGCTGGGTTTGTCTTATGAGGTGAAAACCTACAAGCGCGGCGCCGATATGCATGCACCGGCGGCGTTGAAGGCCGTGCATCCGCTGGGAAAATCGCCTGTCATCGAAGACAATGGCCGGATCTTCGCCGAAAGCGGCGCCATTATCGAATATCTGATCGACACCTATGGCGCCGATACCAATGGCAAGACGGTTTTGCGTCCGGCACCGGGCAGCGTCGCTTTCCTGCGTTACCGTTACTGGCTGCATTATGCCGAAGGCTCGGCCATGCCCCTGTTGGTGATGAAACTGGTATTCACAAGGCTGTCCCGGCAAATGCCATTTCTGTTGCGAGGAGTGGCTAAGCGGATTTCCGATGGCGTTTGCGGCAAGATGATCGATCCGCAGATCGGTGAACATCTGGCTTTCTGGCAGGCAGAATTGCGCAAGGATGGCTATTTTGCCGGTCCTGACTTTACCGCTGCGGATATCGCCATGAGCTTCCCGGTGGAATCGGTGCTGTCGATTTCCGGCGATACCGGCGATGTTTCCACACTGCGCGCCTATCTTTCCACAATCCGCGCCAGGCCGGCCTATCAGCGCGCCCTGCAACGTGGCGGAGCTTATATGTTCGCCAAGACCTGATCGCGCTGTTTTCCATCCCCCAGTGTTTGGAACACTGTTTTGCTTAAAAGTGTTTGGAACACTGTTGAGCTTAGGAGTGTTTGGAACACTGTTGGGCTCAAGCCGTTACCAGCCTGCCGCCGGTGCTGTTGCACGGCGGCTGTTTTTGCTGAACATGTGCGTTCTGCATATGCGGCTGGGGAGAGAACCGATGGAACTGGATGGGCGTCGTCAGTCCGAAAATCTCGAGGATGTCAGGGGTGCATCAGGCGGCGGTGGCTTCGGTCGGCGCGGCATCCGGCTGCCGCTTGGCGGTGGTGGGCGGGGTTTGAGTTTTTCGACCATCATCATTCTGGTGCTGATCTATTTCGGTCTTCGCCTGATGGGCATCGATATGTTGCAATTGCTTGAGGAGGGCAGTGGGTCCGCGCCGTCTTCGCAGCAGCAGCAGGTCAGCGACACGCCAGAACAGGCAGAAATGAAAGTATTCGTGAGCCGCGTGCTGGCGTCTACCGAGGATGTCTGGACCACAGCATTTCAAGAGCGCGGCGCGACCTATGAAATGCCAAAGCTGCGGCTGTTTTCTGGTCAATATCCCTCTGCCTGTGGCGCAGCCTCTGCGGCGACCGGGCCTTTCTACTGCCCTGGAGATCGCCGTATCTATCTCGATACCGCGTTTTTCACGGAGCTATCCAAGCGGTTCCAGGCCTCCGGCGATTTTGCCCAGGCCTATGTTATTGCCCATGAGGTCGGACATCATGTGCAGAACCTGACCGGCATCCTGCCGAAATTCAACCAGATGCGCAGCTCAATGAGTGCCGCCGACGCCAACCGGATGTCGGTTCGCGTCGAATTGCAGGCCGATTGCTTCGCCGGGATCTGGGGCCGGAAGGCCGATCAGCAGGGATTGCTCTCGGCGGGCGATCTGCAGGAGGCAATGAACGCCGCCCGGCAGATCGGCGACGATACGATTCAAAAGCGGTCCCAGGGCTATGTTGTGCCTGAGAGCTTCAACCACGGCTCCGCCGCACAGCGGATGGCATGGTTCAAGAAAGGCTATGACCAGGGCCGGATGGATGCCTGCGACACCTTTTCCGGCCCGATTTGATGGCGGTTACTTCTCGCTGTCCAGATGCGCCATTTGCGCCTCTGCATAGCGGGAACCGGCGGCGCTGCCCTTGGGGACTGCTGTTTCAAGGGCGGCGATATCCTCCTGTGAAAGGGTGAGGTTGAGTGCGCCGAGAGATTCAGAAAGCCTGTCGCGGCGGCGGGCACCAATCAGCGGCACGATGTCGTCGCCCTTGGCCAGCACCCAGGCAATGGCGGCTTGCGCTGTGGTCATGCCTTTTGAGGTCGCGACCTGTGTCAGGGCTTCGACGAGGGCCAGATTGTGGTCGGCATTCTCGCCCTGGAAGCGTGGCGAATGGGCGCGGAAATCGGTTGGCGCTGTCGGTGCGGTCCAGTTGCCGCTGATCAGCCCGCGCGACAGAACGCCATAGGCGGTAATGCCGATGCCAAGTTCCCGGCAGGTTGGCAGGATACTGTCCTCGATGCCACGCGAGATCAGCGAATATTCGATTTGCAGGTCAACGATCGGATGGACGCTTGCCGCCCGCCGGATCGTATCTGCGCCGACTTCCGACAGGCCGATATGGCTGACATACCCGGCCTGGACCATCTCTGCGATGGCACCGATGGTTTCTTCAATCGGCACATTGGGATCGAGCCGGGACGGGCGGTAAATGTCGATATGGTCGGTGCCCAACCGTTGCAATGTGTAAGCCAGCGCCGTCTTTACGGCCGATGGACGTGCATCGTACCCGATCCAGCCGCCTGCAGGGTCGCGCTGAGCGCCAAATTTGACGCTGATCTGCACTTTGTCGCGCAGGCCGCCCTTCAACCCTTCTCCAATAAGCATTTCATTATGGCCCATGCCGTAGAAGTCGCCGGTATCGATCAGCGTTACCCCGGCATCGATGGCGGCGTGCAGGGTGGCGAGGCTTTCCGTGCGGTCGGAAGGCCCATACATGCCCGACATGCCCATGCATCCCAATCCAAGGCGCGAGGTCTGAGGGCCGGATTTTCCAAGTTTTACCGTTTGCATATCCAGTTTCCTTTTCTGCTGTCTGTCTGAAAACAGGTTTACGCTGTTTGGCTTTGTGCGATAATCCTATTTATTCCGTATGTGTTGTTTGGATTTATGCACAATGAGCGATCTACCGCTGGCCGATCTCGATGCCTTCGCCACCATTGCCCGGTTGAGAAACTTCCGGGCAGCCGGAAAGTTGCGCGGCGTTTCGGCCTCGTCGCTGAGCGAGGCGATGCGGCGGCTGG contains the following coding sequences:
- the ypfJ gene encoding KPN_02809 family neutral zinc metallopeptidase, which translates into the protein MELDGRRQSENLEDVRGASGGGGFGRRGIRLPLGGGGRGLSFSTIIILVLIYFGLRLMGIDMLQLLEEGSGSAPSSQQQQVSDTPEQAEMKVFVSRVLASTEDVWTTAFQERGATYEMPKLRLFSGQYPSACGAASAATGPFYCPGDRRIYLDTAFFTELSKRFQASGDFAQAYVIAHEVGHHVQNLTGILPKFNQMRSSMSAADANRMSVRVELQADCFAGIWGRKADQQGLLSAGDLQEAMNAARQIGDDTIQKRSQGYVVPESFNHGSAAQRMAWFKKGYDQGRMDACDTFSGPI
- a CDS encoding DUF1868 domain-containing protein — encoded protein: MPQTQLSSDLIRFSAVGRPGPSKHLGIRFDAEGNFLPEPGNTIVCHLREGSESQKAIVALQERYKQMSEADHLAVTPASSLHMTLFQGIIEHRRTAGFWPKDLPLDAPIDDMTEILAQRLTHFAPGPDFRMKIARMVPTGLRLEPVGEADRRALAQWRDRLADLFGYRHPDHESYEFHITFAYVVRPFSEAALFQWQAMLEAAREELLEQFEDIALDPPAFCAFNDMKHFEELIVLQRNID
- a CDS encoding aldo/keto reductase, which gives rise to MQTVKLGKSGPQTSRLGLGCMGMSGMYGPSDRTESLATLHAAIDAGVTLIDTGDFYGMGHNEMLIGEGLKGGLRDKVQISVKFGAQRDPAGGWIGYDARPSAVKTALAYTLQRLGTDHIDIYRPSRLDPNVPIEETIGAIAEMVQAGYVSHIGLSEVGADTIRRAASVHPIVDLQIEYSLISRGIEDSILPTCRELGIGITAYGVLSRGLISGNWTAPTAPTDFRAHSPRFQGENADHNLALVEALTQVATSKGMTTAQAAIAWVLAKGDDIVPLIGARRRDRLSESLGALNLTLSQEDIAALETAVPKGSAAGSRYAEAQMAHLDSEK
- a CDS encoding glutathione S-transferase family protein; its protein translation is MITVHYLEHSRAHRILWLLEELGLSYEVKTYKRGADMHAPAALKAVHPLGKSPVIEDNGRIFAESGAIIEYLIDTYGADTNGKTVLRPAPGSVAFLRYRYWLHYAEGSAMPLLVMKLVFTRLSRQMPFLLRGVAKRISDGVCGKMIDPQIGEHLAFWQAELRKDGYFAGPDFTAADIAMSFPVESVLSISGDTGDVSTLRAYLSTIRARPAYQRALQRGGAYMFAKT